TGTATTCTCATTTCAAATTGTTCTCTTGAATCTTTGTTCACATGAACAGATCTTAAAACTGTATATTTTTTGATTTTTGTAGGCAATGGAAGTGGTCCTGCTAATTGTGAACCATTCTTTTTAGCTACTTCTGCAATTTTTTTAGCAGATTGGTCTAACAATTTATGATCGTAAGATTGAAGATATATTCTTAATTTATCCAATTTTTTTCCTCCTATTTTTATAAAACACTTTTCAAAGTTACAAAATCTTTTTTTTTATTGAATTCCAAAGGAATGAGAAAATATTTCTCCCAAACCTTTGAAAATTTTATTTTAGTGAACTACTCCCGCTTTTAGAAGTGGGAGCTTCTTGGGAAGTATCTGCTTTTGTTAGCCAAATATATTTACCAAGCTCTTCGGGTAATTCCTACCCTGATATATTTAGTGTAATACATTTTGCTATAAATATCAATCAAAAATGCAATTCATCTCCCACTTATAGATGTTGGAGACTTCTTGCTATCTTTTTGTTAAATTAATCAATTATTTAGTAATAGTTGCAACTACTCCTGAAGCTACTGTTCTTCCACCTTCTCTAATCGCAAATCTTAATCCTTCTTCCATTGCAATTGGGTGAATCAATTCTACTGTCATTTCAATGTTATCTCCAGGCATTACCATTTCTACACCTTCTGGTAAGTTTACTTCTCCTGTAATATCAGTTGTTCTGAAATAGAATTGTGGTTTGTATCCTGTAAAGAATGGAGTATGTCTTCCTCCTTCATCTTTTGTCAATACATATACTTCTGATTTAAATCCTGTATGTGGAGTGATTGTTCCTGGTTTTGCCAATACTTGTCCTCTTTCCACTTCTTCTTTCTTAGTTCCTCTTAATAATGCTCCTATATTATCTCCAGCTTGTCCTGAATCTAATAATTTTCTGAACATTTCTACTCCTGTTACTGTTGTTTTTGAAGTTGGTTTAATTCCTACGATTTCTACTTCTTCCCCAACTTTTACTACTCCTCTTTCTACTCTTCCTGTTACTACTGTTCCTCTTCCTGTAATTGTGAATACATCTTCAATTGGCATAAGGAATGGTTGGTCAATTGGTCTTTCTGGTGTTGGGATATATTCATCCACTGCATCCATCAATTCCATGATTGCATCTACCCATTTTTGTTCTCCATTTAATGCTCCTAATGAAGACCCTTTAATTACTGGTACATCGTCTCCAGGGAATCCGTATTCATTTAATAATTCTCTTACTTCCATTTCTACTAATTCTAATAATTCTTCGTCGTCTACCATATCTACTTTATTTAAGTATACTACGATATAAGGTACTCCTACTTGTCTTGCTAGCAAGATGTGTTCTCTTGTTTGAGGCATTGGACCGTCAGCTGCTGATACTACTAGAATAGCACCATCCATTTGAGCTGCTCCTGTGATCATGTTTTTTACATAATCCGCGTGTCCTGGACAATCTACGTGAGCGTAGTGTCTTTTTGCAGTTTCATACTCAATGTGAGCAGTGTTAATTGTAATTCCTCTTTCTCTTTCTTCAGGAGCTTGGTCAATGTTTTCAAAATCAACTTTTTCAGCTAATCCTTTTTCAGATAATACTTTTGAAATTGCTGCTGTTGTTGTTGTTTTTCCGTGGTCAACGTGACCAATTGTTCCTATGTTTACATGTGGTTTACTTCTCTCGAATTTAGCTTTTGCCATCTTTCTCTTTTTCCTCCATATTTTATTTTAAATTTCTTTTATTTTTTTTTAATTTTATTTAGTTTTACTTTACTTTACTTTCCTTGTCTTTCATCAATAACTTGTTGTGCAATATTTTTAGGCACTTCTACATATTTTTCAAATTCCATTGAATATGAAGCTCTTCCTTGAGTTTTTGATCTTAAGTCAGTTGCATATCCAAACATTTGAGCTAATGGTACTTGTGCATCAATAATTTTTGCATTATTTCTATCAGTCATTCCTGAAACTTGTCCTCTTCTTGAGTTCAAGTCTCCGATTACATCTCCCATATATTCTTCTGGTGTTGTAACTTCAACTTTAAAAATTGGTTCTAATAATACTGGGTTTGCAGCTCTTAGAGCTTTTTTGATTGCCATTGATCCAGCAATTTTAAACGCCATTTCTGATGAATCGACTTCGTGGTAAGATCCGTCGTATAATGTAACTTTTACATCTTGAACTGGGTATCCTGCAACTACTCCCGCTTCTAGTGCTTCTTGAATACCTTTATCTACAGCTGGAATATATTCTCTTGGAATAGCTCCTCCTGTAATTTGATTGATAAATTCATAGCCTTTATCTGGATTTGCTTCAACTTTCATCTTAACATGTCCGTATTGTCCACGTCCTCCTGATTGTTTAGCATATTTTTCTTCAACATCCGCTGCACCATTGATTGTTTCTCTGTATGCAACTTGTGGTTTACCTACATTTGCTTCAACTTTAAATTCTCTCTTCATTCTGTCTACGATGATTTCCAAATGTAATTCTCCCATTCCTGAAATCAATGTTTGTCCAGTTTCTTGGTTAGTTGTAACTTTAAATGTTGGATCTTCTTCAGCAAGTTTTGAAAGTGCTGTTCCCATTTTTTCTTGGTCAGCTTTTGTTTTTGGTTCAACAGCTATTTGAATAACTGTATCAGGGAATTCCATTTTTTCTAGGATAATTGGCGCATTTTCAGCACACAATGTATCTCCTGTTGTAGTATCCTTTAATCCAACTGCAGCAGCTATATCTCCAGAGTAAACTACATCAAGTTCTTCTCTCTTATTAGCGTGCATTTGAAGCAATCTTCCCATTCTTTCTTTTTTACCTTTAGTTGAGTTCAATACATAAGAACCTTTTTCTAAAATTCCTGAATAAACTCTGAAGAATGATAATCTTCCAACAAATGGATCTGTGATAATTTTAAATGCCAATGCTGAGAATGGAGCGTCATCGCTAATTTCTCTTTCCATTGGTTCTTCAGTTTTAGGATCAGTTCCTTTTACTTTTCCTTCATTGATATCAACTGGTGAAGGCATATAAGCAACGATTGCATCAAGTAATGGTTGAATTCCTTTATTTTTAAATGCTGTTCCACATAATACTGGTACAACAGTTCCTTCGATTGTAGCAGCTCTCAATGCTTTTTTGATTTCTTCTTCAGAAATTTCTTCTCCACCGAAGTATTTTTCCATTAATTCATCATCAGTTTCAACTACAGATTCAATCATATGCTCTCTTGCTTCTTCAGCTTTTTCAGCTAATTCTGCTCTAATTTCAGTAATATCATAGTCTGCACCCATAGTTTCATCTTTAAATAAATATTCTTTCATTGTTACCAAGTCAATGATTCCTTCGAAATCATCTTCAGCACCAATTGGTAATTGAATAGGTACGCCGTTTCCACCTAATTTTTCTTTAATGTCGTTGACGCACATATCGAAATCTGCTCCAACTCTATCCATTTTATTAAAGAAAGCCATTCTTGGAACGTTGTATTTATCAGCTTGTCTCCAAACTGTTTCAGATTGTGGTTGAACACCATCAACTGCTGAGAACACTGCAACCGCTCCATCTAATACTCTTAAAGATCTTTCAACTTCAACCGTAAAGTCAACGTGACCTGGTGTATCTATGATGTTAATTCTATGTTTATTCCAAAATGCAGTTGTTGCTGCTGATGTAATTGTAATTCCTCTTTCTTGTTCTTGTTCCATATAATCCATTGTAGCGGCTCCTTCATGAACCTCTCCAATTTTATGGTTAACTCCTGTATAGAATAAAATTCTTTCAGTTGTAGTTGTTTTTCCAGCATCAATATGAGCCATGATACCAATATTTCTAGTATCTTTCAAAGCAACTTTTCTTGCCATTTAAGTTTTCCTCCTTAATTTATTAACTGTCTTCTGACAAATAAAAAGTTTTTTACAAAAACTTTTAAAAATTCTCTTAAATCTGCTATATCAAGAGATTTTTTTATAAGAAAATTACCATTTGTAATGTGCGAACGCTCTATTTGCTTCAGCCATTTTATAAGTATCTTCTTTTTTCTTAATTGATCCACCTTCATTATTAGCGGCTGCAATTAATTCTTTTTTAAGTTTAGCTACCATTCCATATTCTTTTCTTTCTCTTGTGTATCTAACTAACCATCTGATTGCTAAAGTTTGTTGTCTTTCTTTTCTAACTTCAACTGGTACTTGGTAAGTAGCTCCTCCGATTCTTCTTGATCTAACTTCTAATTGAGGTCTAACATTTTCCATTGCTCTTCTGAACACTTCAATTCCCTCTTCGTTAGTTTCTTCCTTAATTTCGTTTAATGCTGTATAAAAAATACTTTCTGCTAATGATTTTTTTCCGTCTTTCATTAATCCATTTATGAATTTAGTTACTACTTTATCATTGTATTGCGAATCAGGCAAAACATCTCTTTTTTCCGCTCTTCTTCTTCTTGACACTATTTGTCCTCCTTACTTTTTCAAAAAATTTAATTATTTAGCTGCTGCCGGTTTTTTTGCACCGTATCTTGATCTACCTTGTTTTCTGTTTACAACTCCTGCTGTATCCAATGCTCCTCTGATTATTTTATATCTAACCCCTGGCAAATCTTTTGTTCTTCCTCCTCTTAAAAGAACGATACTGTGTTCTTGTAAGTTGTGTCCGATTCCTGGAATATAAGCAGTTACTTCAATTCCATTTACTAATTTAACCCTTGCTACTTTTCTTAACGCTGAGTTTGGTTTTTTAGGTGTAGTTGTATATACTCTTACACAAACCCCTCTTTTTTGTGGATTACCTTTTAATGCAGGTGATTTTTTCTTTTTTTCAGTTGTACTTCTACCAAATCTTACTAATTGATTAATAGTAGGCATCTTTTTCCTCCTCTCAAATTTCTTTAATTTATATATATTCTGTCGTTATTTTCAAAACTAAAACTTTTTTCAAATAAAGCTCATTTCTTCAGTTTATGTCTTTTATTAAAAAACATAGGTGTACATTTATTTTAAATGTAGCAACTTACTTCTAAATTCACTCTATAAAAATATTAAAAATATTTTTAATGATTTAGTTTATGAGTTATAACGGAAAGCTTTTCCCAATATTTCATATCAGGCACAACGGACGCTCAACCCTGAACTATTGCAATTTTATTTTGCAACATTTTACCAAAAACATTTTATACTAAAAAAGACCTTTTGTCAAGGGTAAACAATAGTTTTTTTTTAACTTAGCTCTCCAAAATTCCCTTCAAAAAAATAATTTTAGAATATCTTTTTTAGTTTCAAATAAATTTACATCTTTATTTTTCTCTAAAATATTTTTCTATTCCATTTAAAATTCCTGTCACCATTTTATTTTGATATTCTTGTGTTGCCATTTTTCTATCTTCTGCAGGATTTGACATAAATCCTAATTCTATTAATGTAGTTGGAACTTTTGACCAGTTTGTCCCTGTTAAGTCATCTCTGTATGAAATTCCTCTGTTTTTAGCACCTGTCGCTTTTACATATTCAGATAAAATATCTCTTGACAATTTTTCACTCGGACGCTGAACATCTTTTGTATATGGATTTTTTGCTGAAGCTGTCAAAACTGAAACTCCGTTTGTACTTGAATTGTTTATTCCATCGGCATGTATTCTGATATAGGCTTCACATCCCATGCTATTTGCTTTTTCAGCTCTCTCCTTATTACTTATATTTACATCATTTGTTTCTCTTATCATATAAACTGGATAACCTTTTGTTTTTAATGCATCTCTTAATTTTAATCCAACTTCAAGAGTCAACTGATATTCATTTTTTTTTGTTGCAACTCCTCTTGTCCCAGATGAAACTTTCACTTTTCTCACATTCGATCCTGGCGCTACAGGTTCAAGTCCTGAATTTCCTTTTAATTGATGACCAGGATCAATACAAACTAAACCTTTATCGGTTCCAGCTGCATTAAGCGGTACCACTGCCATAAGTCCCGTTATTACTAAATACAATATTCCTTTTATTTTAAACATTTCTATCTCCTCCAAAATTTTTTTAAAAAATATAGTCAAACAAGTTTTACTAAAAATCTTTGCTTGACTGTATTATTTTTTGTTTCAGCAATTGCTGTTATAAAAGCAGCAACCATTACTACATTAACTAATGCTTTTAAATTTTTTATTTTTATGTAATCTAATTATTAACTTGTGAGTCAATTATACCATACAAAACTTTGTTTTTCTTTTATTTAAAGTTTTCTTTATTTTAAAAAAAAAAGCAAGAATAAAAACTTACTCTTGCTCAAAAATTTTAAAATTTTTAGAAAGAATCTGGTGATGAAACCACATTTAAATCTTTGTCTATTTCAAAAACTAATGGTTTTCCAGTTGTTAAGTTTAATTTCAAGATATCTTCATCTGAAATATTTAACAAATATTTTATTAATGCTCTCAAGCTGTTTCCATGAGCTGCTACAATAACATTTTTACCTTCTTTTAAGCTTTTTGAAATATCTGAATGCCAGTAAGGTAACACTCTTGCGATTGTATCTTTTAAACTTTCTCCAAGTGGTGCTTCTTCATCAGTTAAATCTGCGTATCTTCTGTCTGATTTTGGATAATATTCACTTGATTTGTCAATTGCAGGTGGTGCAACATCAAAACTTCTTCTCCAGATAAGCACTTGGTCATCTCCATATTTTTTAGCAGTTTCTGCTTTATTCAATCCTTGTAATGCACCGTAGTGTCTTTCATTAAGTCTCCAAGATTTGTAAACTGGAATATACAATTCATCCAATTCTTCCAAAACATAATTTAGAGTTTTGATAGCTCTTTTTAAGTAAGAAGTATAAGCAACATCAAAAACTAAGCCTTGTTCTTTTAATGCTTTTCCTCCAGCTTTTGCTTCTTCCACACCTTTAGGACTTAAATCTACATCTTTCCATCCAGTAAATTTGTTTTCCAAATTCCATTGGCTTTCACCATGTCTGATTAATACTAATTTCATAAATCCTCCTTTAATTTAATTTTTTATCTAATTCATAAAAAATAATATTTAACAAAACTTAATTTTGACAGACAAACTATTTTCTTAATTTAATTATATCAAATTTTTTCAATTTATTCAAATAATATCGAAAATTTTTTATAAAAAAATAAATAATTTATTCTTTATTTTTATCTTCGCTTTCATTACTTTCGTTTTCACTATAATTTAAGTGAATTCTCAACGCTTCAAGTGAAATCTGTATTTCCAAAAGTGAAAATAAGAGCGAAATTACAAGTAGCACAAGACTTATTGCAAAACTTATTTTTCCAACAAAATCTATCTGAAAAAATAGAAATAGCATCGAAATAGCGCACATAAGCAAACTTGAAACCCCAAAATACTGCATTTTTTTTATGTAATTAAGTCTTTTTTTCAAATTCTTTACTTGATAAAATTCATGTTCCACTTCTCCGCTTGAATCCATCTGCCTAACAATTGATGTCAATGCCAAAAATCTATTTGTATATGCAAGTAACAAAAGAGATACGGTAGGAAACAATACCGCTGGTGTAGTTATTTCCAAAGTCATATTTTTCACCATCCTTATTCTTTAAAATTTATATTTTTTAAAAAACAAAATAAAAATGCAAGGACTTTTTCAATTTGTCCTCGCTTAAAATATATATTATACTATTTTTCGTCAACTTCCACAACTGTTTCTGAAACGGCAGTATTTGTAGAAAGTTCTTTTTCAGCAATTAAATCTTCAAGATGTTCTTTTGTTGTAACCAATTCTTCCAAAGCCATATTGTCATAAATCGCTTGAGAAGATGTTTTTATATTTATTCCTTGTTTTCTTAAAAAACTGTCAACTTTGCTTTGATTTTTTTTGTATAAATAGTAACCAACTGCAACTGTTCCCACTCCAACTGCCGCTCCCACTAAATGCTCTTTCTTTATACTTCCGAATTTTATCATTTTATTACCTCCAAATTTTTAATTTATTTATTATATTTTTTCAAATAATTATATATTAATATTTTTTATAACTATGTGAATTACTCCTACTTGTAGAATCTGGTGATTTCTTGATATCTTTTGTTAAATTCTTTTACTTTAAATCACAATTTATTTCAAAGCTATATATTTATCATCCGAATCTTCATCTGATCTCTTGCTAAAGAATATATGATCTATTAAATCACTTACATTCTCAATAGTTTTATCATTTTTCACATCCACAACATAATGGAATTTCCCATTTTCAGCTTTTAACCGATAAATTCTCACTTCTTTATTCGATACATTATTTAATACAAGGTGTCGTCCAAAAGTTGTAAGCCACATAAGTGCTATTGCTGTAACTGATCTATTTGCCATATAGGATCTTAAAAGATACAATGCTGGTAAAATTTCAATGTCAAAGAAACCTTTTCGTTGTGTTTCCATGTAGGCGTGTTCCATAATTGCCGCTGTCGTAAGTCCCGCTGTAAAATTGTTTATATCCAATTGTAATTTTTCAATTTTACTTTTTCCAAGTCCGTACAAGAAAGAAAGCAAAATCGCAGCTCCAGAATATACAGACAACGAATCTATTGATTTTTCCTCAAAATCTTCCACTAATTTTACCGAAGTCATGCCATGCTCA
This genomic stretch from Leptotrichia sp. oral taxon 218 harbors:
- the rpsJ gene encoding 30S ribosomal protein S10, which codes for MDKLRIYLQSYDHKLLDQSAKKIAEVAKKNGSQLAGPLPLPTKIKKYTVLRSVHVNKDSREQFEMRIHRRFVEIKNSNQQIVNALASLNLPSGVGVEIKQS
- the tuf gene encoding elongation factor Tu, whose protein sequence is MAKAKFERSKPHVNIGTIGHVDHGKTTTTAAISKVLSEKGLAEKVDFENIDQAPEERERGITINTAHIEYETAKRHYAHVDCPGHADYVKNMITGAAQMDGAILVVSAADGPMPQTREHILLARQVGVPYIVVYLNKVDMVDDEELLELVEMEVRELLNEYGFPGDDVPVIKGSSLGALNGEQKWVDAIMELMDAVDEYIPTPERPIDQPFLMPIEDVFTITGRGTVVTGRVERGVVKVGEEVEIVGIKPTSKTTVTGVEMFRKLLDSGQAGDNIGALLRGTKKEEVERGQVLAKPGTITPHTGFKSEVYVLTKDEGGRHTPFFTGYKPQFYFRTTDITGEVNLPEGVEMVMPGDNIEMTVELIHPIAMEEGLRFAIREGGRTVASGVVATITK
- the fusA gene encoding elongation factor G; protein product: MARKVALKDTRNIGIMAHIDAGKTTTTERILFYTGVNHKIGEVHEGAATMDYMEQEQERGITITSAATTAFWNKHRINIIDTPGHVDFTVEVERSLRVLDGAVAVFSAVDGVQPQSETVWRQADKYNVPRMAFFNKMDRVGADFDMCVNDIKEKLGGNGVPIQLPIGAEDDFEGIIDLVTMKEYLFKDETMGADYDITEIRAELAEKAEEAREHMIESVVETDDELMEKYFGGEEISEEEIKKALRAATIEGTVVPVLCGTAFKNKGIQPLLDAIVAYMPSPVDINEGKVKGTDPKTEEPMEREISDDAPFSALAFKIITDPFVGRLSFFRVYSGILEKGSYVLNSTKGKKERMGRLLQMHANKREELDVVYSGDIAAAVGLKDTTTGDTLCAENAPIILEKMEFPDTVIQIAVEPKTKADQEKMGTALSKLAEEDPTFKVTTNQETGQTLISGMGELHLEIIVDRMKREFKVEANVGKPQVAYRETINGAADVEEKYAKQSGGRGQYGHVKMKVEANPDKGYEFINQITGGAIPREYIPAVDKGIQEALEAGVVAGYPVQDVKVTLYDGSYHEVDSSEMAFKIAGSMAIKKALRAANPVLLEPIFKVEVTTPEEYMGDVIGDLNSRRGQVSGMTDRNNAKIIDAQVPLAQMFGYATDLRSKTQGRASYSMEFEKYVEVPKNIAQQVIDERQGK
- the rpsG gene encoding 30S ribosomal protein S7, with translation MSRRRRAEKRDVLPDSQYNDKVVTKFINGLMKDGKKSLAESIFYTALNEIKEETNEEGIEVFRRAMENVRPQLEVRSRRIGGATYQVPVEVRKERQQTLAIRWLVRYTRERKEYGMVAKLKKELIAAANNEGGSIKKKEDTYKMAEANRAFAHYKW
- the rpsL gene encoding 30S ribosomal protein S12, producing MPTINQLVRFGRSTTEKKKKSPALKGNPQKRGVCVRVYTTTPKKPNSALRKVARVKLVNGIEVTAYIPGIGHNLQEHSIVLLRGGRTKDLPGVRYKIIRGALDTAGVVNRKQGRSRYGAKKPAAAK
- a CDS encoding N-acetylmuramoyl-L-alanine amidase produces the protein MAVVPLNAAGTDKGLVCIDPGHQLKGNSGLEPVAPGSNVRKVKVSSGTRGVATKKNEYQLTLEVGLKLRDALKTKGYPVYMIRETNDVNISNKERAEKANSMGCEAYIRIHADGINNSSTNGVSVLTASAKNPYTKDVQRPSEKLSRDILSEYVKATGAKNRGISYRDDLTGTNWSKVPTTLIELGFMSNPAEDRKMATQEYQNKMVTGILNGIEKYFREK
- the gpmA gene encoding 2,3-diphosphoglycerate-dependent phosphoglycerate mutase, translated to MKLVLIRHGESQWNLENKFTGWKDVDLSPKGVEEAKAGGKALKEQGLVFDVAYTSYLKRAIKTLNYVLEELDELYIPVYKSWRLNERHYGALQGLNKAETAKKYGDDQVLIWRRSFDVAPPAIDKSSEYYPKSDRRYADLTDEEAPLGESLKDTIARVLPYWHSDISKSLKEGKNVIVAAHGNSLRALIKYLLNISDEDILKLNLTTGKPLVFEIDKDLNVVSSPDSF
- a CDS encoding DUF2721 domain-containing protein: MTLEITTPAVLFPTVSLLLLAYTNRFLALTSIVRQMDSSGEVEHEFYQVKNLKKRLNYIKKMQYFGVSSLLMCAISMLFLFFQIDFVGKISFAISLVLLVISLLFSLLEIQISLEALRIHLNYSENESNESEDKNKE